A section of the Cottoperca gobio chromosome 17, fCotGob3.1, whole genome shotgun sequence genome encodes:
- the snai2 gene encoding zinc finger protein SNAI2, producing the protein MPRSFLVKKHINSAKKPNYSELESTTVFFTPHIYRGLPLPVIPQAEILSPAAYSPITVWTTSNLPLSPLPSDLSPISGYPSSLSDTSSKDHSGSESPRSDEDEQMLPKLTDPHGVEAEKFQCSLCSKSYSTYSGLLKHKQLHCDAQTRKSFSCKYCEKEYVSLGALKMHIRTHTLPCVCKICGKAFSRPWLLQGHIRTHTGEKPFSCPHCNRAFADRSNLRAHLQTHSDVKKYQCKNCSKTFSRMSLLHKHEESGCCVAH; encoded by the exons ATGCCACGCTCTTTTCTGGTCAAGAAACATATAAACTCCGCAAAGAAGCCAAATTATAGTGAGCTGGAAAGCACAACAG tgtTCTTCACGCCGCACATCTACAGGGGCCTTCCCCTGCCTGTCATCCCCCAGGCGGAGATCCTGAGCCCGGCAGCGTACAGCCCCATCACAGTGTGGACTACCAGCAACTTACCGCTCTCCCCGCTCCCCAGTGACCTCTCCCCCATCTCTGGATACCCCTCATCGCTCTCCGACACCTCCTCTAAAGACCATAGCGGCTCTGAAAGCCCGAGGAGTGATGAAGACGAGCAGATGCTGCCCAAACTGACAGACCCTCACGGAGTGGAGGCAGAGAAATTCCAATGTAGTTTGTGTAGCAAGTCCTACTCCACGTACTCTGGACTGCTCAAGCATAAACAGCTGCACTGCGACGCCCAAACGAGGAAATCCTTCAGTTGTAAATACTGCGAGAAGGAGTATGTGAGCCTGGGAGCTCTCAAAATGCACATCAGGACTCACACTTTGCCTTGTGTTTGCAAAATATGCGGGAAAGCTTTCTCCAGACCGTGGCTGCTCCAAGGACACATCAGGACGCACACCG GAGAGAAGCCGTTCTCCTGCCCTCACTGCAACAGGGCTTTTGCTGACAGGTCCAATCTCAGGGCTCACCTACAGACCCATTCGGATGTGAAAAAATACCAATGCAAGAACTGCTCCAAAACCTTCTCCAGGATGTCTCTTCTGCACAAGCATGAGGAATCTGGTTGTTGTGTAGCACACTGA